A region from the Branchiostoma lanceolatum isolate klBraLanc5 chromosome 2, klBraLanc5.hap2, whole genome shotgun sequence genome encodes:
- the LOC136428635 gene encoding low molecular weight phosphotyrosine protein phosphatase-like isoform X3, whose translation MAAQSGKKSVLFVCLGNICRSPIAEAVFTHLVREKGQLDQWEINSAATIDMHIGKRADPRTRACLEKHSVPYGHIVRQVTEGDFTKFQYILGMDHNNISNLKHIQPPNSTATVKLLGSYDPEGKEVIEDPYYGEDSDFERVYQQCVQCCTAFLDAV comes from the exons ATGGCTGCCCAAAGCGGGAAGAAATCTGTGCTTTTCGTCTGTCTTG GTAATATCTGCAGATCACCAATAGCAGAGGCTGTTTTCACGCACCTGGTGAGAGAGAAGGGTCAGCTGGACCAG TGGGAAATCAACAGTGCAGCAACCATCGACATGCACATAGGGAAGAGAGCAGACCCAAGAACAAGGGCTTGCCTAGAAAAGCATTCAGTGCCCTATGGCCACATCGTGCGACAG GTGACTGAAGGGGACTTCACCAAGTTTCAGTACATCCTTGGTATGGATCATAACAACATAAG cAACTTAAAACACATACAGCCTCCAAACTCTACAGCAACTGTTAAGCTACTCGGCAGCTATGATCCCGAGGGGAAAGAGGTCATTGAAGACCCTTACTAT GGAGAAGACTCAGATTTTGAGAGAGTGTATCAGCAGTGTGTACAGTGTTGCACGGCTTTCCTTGATGCAGTGTAG
- the LOC136428635 gene encoding low molecular weight phosphotyrosine protein phosphatase-like isoform X1, whose translation MAAQSGKKSVLFVCLGNICRSPIAEAVFTHLVREKGQLDQWEINSAATIDMHIGKRADPRTRACLEKHSVPYGHIVRQWTVDSAGTHDWNVGLPPDERGQACMRKHGVYKEQIARQVTEGDFTKFQYILGMDHNNISNLKHIQPPNSTATVKLLGSYDPEGKEVIEDPYYGEDSDFERVYQQCVQCCTAFLDAV comes from the exons ATGGCTGCCCAAAGCGGGAAGAAATCTGTGCTTTTCGTCTGTCTTG GTAATATCTGCAGATCACCAATAGCAGAGGCTGTTTTCACGCACCTGGTGAGAGAGAAGGGTCAGCTGGACCAG TGGGAAATCAACAGTGCAGCAACCATCGACATGCACATAGGGAAGAGAGCAGACCCAAGAACAAGGGCTTGCCTAGAAAAGCATTCAGTGCCCTATGGCCACATCGTGCGACAG TGGACAGTAGACAGTGCAGGCACTCACGACTGGAACGTGGGGCTCCCGCCAGATGAAAGGGGTCAGGCATGCATGAGAAAGCACGGCGTTTATAAGGAACAGATTGCAAGACAG GTGACTGAAGGGGACTTCACCAAGTTTCAGTACATCCTTGGTATGGATCATAACAACATAAG cAACTTAAAACACATACAGCCTCCAAACTCTACAGCAACTGTTAAGCTACTCGGCAGCTATGATCCCGAGGGGAAAGAGGTCATTGAAGACCCTTACTAT GGAGAAGACTCAGATTTTGAGAGAGTGTATCAGCAGTGTGTACAGTGTTGCACGGCTTTCCTTGATGCAGTGTAG
- the LOC136428635 gene encoding low molecular weight phosphotyrosine protein phosphatase-like isoform X2, which yields MAAQSGKKSVLFVCLGNICRSPIAEAVFTHLVREKGQLDQWTVDSAGTHDWNVGLPPDERGQACMRKHGVYKEQIARQVTEGDFTKFQYILGMDHNNISNLKHIQPPNSTATVKLLGSYDPEGKEVIEDPYYGEDSDFERVYQQCVQCCTAFLDAV from the exons ATGGCTGCCCAAAGCGGGAAGAAATCTGTGCTTTTCGTCTGTCTTG GTAATATCTGCAGATCACCAATAGCAGAGGCTGTTTTCACGCACCTGGTGAGAGAGAAGGGTCAGCTGGACCAG TGGACAGTAGACAGTGCAGGCACTCACGACTGGAACGTGGGGCTCCCGCCAGATGAAAGGGGTCAGGCATGCATGAGAAAGCACGGCGTTTATAAGGAACAGATTGCAAGACAG GTGACTGAAGGGGACTTCACCAAGTTTCAGTACATCCTTGGTATGGATCATAACAACATAAG cAACTTAAAACACATACAGCCTCCAAACTCTACAGCAACTGTTAAGCTACTCGGCAGCTATGATCCCGAGGGGAAAGAGGTCATTGAAGACCCTTACTAT GGAGAAGACTCAGATTTTGAGAGAGTGTATCAGCAGTGTGTACAGTGTTGCACGGCTTTCCTTGATGCAGTGTAG